A single region of the Ancylobacter novellus DSM 506 genome encodes:
- the otnI gene encoding 2-oxo-tetronate isomerase produces MPRFAANLTMLFNEVPFLDRFEKAAAAGFAGVEYLFPYDFPVEELVGKLKANGLTQVLHNMPAGNWGGGERGIAILPDRVDEFRAGVDKAITYATALGAPQVNILAGIAPAGVEREVLHKTFVENLKYAAPKVKEAGIKLLIEPINTRDIPGFFLNYTKQAKAIIEEVGSDNLFIQYDIYHMQIMEGDLARTIEANLALIPHIQLADNPGRNEPGTGEINYEFLFRFLDSIGYTGWIGCEYKPKGDTAAGLGWLKTLTGAA; encoded by the coding sequence ATGCCCCGTTTTGCCGCCAATCTCACCATGCTGTTCAACGAGGTGCCCTTCCTCGACCGGTTCGAGAAGGCCGCCGCCGCCGGGTTTGCCGGCGTGGAATATCTGTTTCCCTACGACTTCCCGGTCGAGGAGCTGGTCGGAAAGCTCAAGGCCAACGGCCTGACGCAGGTGCTGCACAACATGCCGGCCGGCAACTGGGGCGGCGGCGAGCGCGGCATCGCCATCCTGCCCGACCGCGTCGACGAGTTCCGCGCCGGCGTCGACAAGGCCATCACCTATGCGACCGCCCTCGGCGCGCCGCAGGTGAACATCCTCGCCGGCATCGCCCCCGCCGGGGTCGAGCGCGAGGTGCTGCACAAGACCTTCGTCGAGAACCTGAAATACGCCGCGCCGAAGGTGAAGGAAGCCGGCATCAAGCTGCTGATCGAGCCGATCAACACCCGCGACATTCCGGGCTTCTTCCTGAACTACACGAAGCAGGCGAAGGCGATCATCGAAGAGGTCGGCTCCGACAACCTCTTCATCCAGTACGACATCTACCACATGCAGATCATGGAAGGGGATCTCGCCCGCACCATCGAGGCGAACCTCGCTCTGATCCCGCACATCCAGCTCGCCGACAATCCGGGCCGCAACGAGCCCGGCACCGGCGAGATCAACTACGAGTTCCTGTTCCGCTTCCTCGATTCCATCGGCTACACCGGCTGGATCGGGTGCGAGTACAAGCCGAAGGGCGACACGGCGGCCGGCCTCGGCTGGCTGAAGACGCTCACCGGCGCGGCGTGA
- a CDS encoding 2-hydroxy-3-oxopropionate reductase, which produces MAKVGFVGLGIMGNPMAGHLIDAGHTLYLYDIKPVPAELTGKGGVACANGTEVAKNADIIIIMVPDTPHVGAALFGEGGIAAGLTPGKIVVDMSSIAPVETKEYAKKVNELGCDYLDAPVSGGEVGAKAASLTIMVGGPEGAFETVKPLFEKMGKNITLVGGNGDGQTTKVANQIIVALTIQAVGEALLFASKAGADPAKVRQALMGGFANSRILEVHGERMVKRTFNPGFRIELHQKDLNLALNGARQLQMSLPATALAQQLFSACAANGGAAWDHSALVKALEMLANHTVAPDA; this is translated from the coding sequence ATGGCGAAGGTTGGATTTGTCGGTCTGGGGATCATGGGCAACCCGATGGCGGGCCACCTCATCGACGCGGGCCACACGCTCTATCTGTATGACATCAAGCCGGTGCCGGCGGAGCTGACGGGCAAGGGCGGCGTCGCCTGCGCCAACGGCACCGAGGTGGCGAAGAACGCCGACATCATCATCATCATGGTGCCGGACACCCCGCATGTGGGCGCCGCGCTGTTCGGCGAGGGCGGCATCGCCGCCGGCCTCACCCCCGGCAAGATCGTCGTCGACATGTCGTCGATCGCCCCGGTCGAGACCAAGGAATACGCCAAGAAGGTCAACGAGCTGGGCTGCGACTATCTCGACGCGCCGGTCTCCGGCGGCGAGGTCGGCGCCAAGGCCGCCTCGCTCACCATCATGGTCGGCGGCCCGGAAGGCGCCTTCGAGACGGTGAAGCCGCTCTTCGAGAAGATGGGCAAGAACATCACCCTCGTCGGCGGCAATGGCGACGGCCAGACCACCAAGGTGGCGAACCAGATCATCGTGGCGCTGACCATCCAGGCGGTCGGCGAGGCGCTGCTGTTCGCCTCCAAGGCGGGTGCCGACCCGGCCAAGGTGCGCCAGGCGCTGATGGGGGGCTTTGCCAATTCGCGCATCCTTGAGGTGCATGGCGAGCGCATGGTGAAGCGGACCTTCAACCCGGGCTTCCGCATCGAGCTGCACCAGAAGGACCTGAACCTGGCGCTCAACGGCGCCCGCCAGCTGCAGATGTCGCTGCCGGCCACCGCGCTGGCGCAGCAGCTGTTCAGCGCCTGCGCCGCCAATGGCGGGGCGGCGTGGGACCACTCAGCTCTGGTCAAGGCGCTGGAAATGCTCGCAAATCACACCGTCGCGCCGGATGCGTGA